A genomic stretch from candidate division WOR-3 bacterium includes:
- a CDS encoding AbrB/MazE/SpoVT family DNA-binding domain-containing protein, whose product MAKPMKVECCKVESVVTVDERGQMVLPKEIRERAGIKAGDKLAVVSVSDGDKLCCITLIKADALSGTVKVILKPMLGGNE is encoded by the coding sequence ATGGCGAAGCCGATGAAGGTCGAGTGCTGCAAGGTCGAATCGGTGGTGACGGTGGACGAGCGGGGTCAGATGGTGCTGCCGAAGGAAATCCGGGAGCGGGCCGGCATCAAGGCCGGGGATAAGCTGGCAGTGGTTTCGGTGAGCGACGGAGACAAGCTCTGCTGCATCACGCTGATCAAGGCCGACGCGCTATCCGGTACCGTGAAGGTGATTTTGAAGCCGATGTTGGGCGGGAATGAATAA
- the arsM gene encoding arsenite methyltransferase, whose amino-acid sequence MKTDDVKRVVREGYAKVAKGSGSCCGPQSSCCGTAPTAEDVSRRVGYSDAELAAAPEGANLGLGCGNPVALASLREGEVVLDLGSGAGFDCFLAAKKVGSRGRVIGVDMTPEMLEKARENARKTGVANVEFRLGEIENLPVADGSVDAVISNCVINLAPDKARVFAEAFRALKPGGRLMVSDLVLTAPLPKVVQESVAAYVGCLAGASLKDEYLRAIEQAGFEKIHVASEDSFPVDLMQNDPTAQAVVKDLKVSREEVTRIAGTVVSVKVSARKPDR is encoded by the coding sequence ATGAAGACGGATGATGTGAAACGGGTGGTGCGCGAAGGATACGCGAAGGTGGCGAAGGGTTCCGGGTCCTGCTGCGGGCCGCAGAGCTCTTGCTGCGGCACGGCGCCGACCGCAGAGGATGTGAGCCGCAGAGTCGGTTACTCGGACGCGGAGCTGGCAGCGGCGCCCGAGGGCGCAAACCTCGGGCTGGGCTGCGGCAACCCGGTGGCGCTGGCGTCGCTGAGAGAAGGCGAGGTCGTACTGGACCTGGGCTCGGGCGCGGGATTCGACTGCTTCCTGGCCGCGAAGAAGGTCGGCAGCAGGGGCCGGGTCATCGGCGTCGACATGACGCCGGAGATGCTCGAAAAGGCGCGCGAGAACGCGCGCAAGACCGGAGTCGCCAACGTCGAGTTCCGGCTCGGAGAGATCGAGAATTTGCCGGTGGCTGACGGCTCGGTGGACGCGGTCATCTCCAACTGTGTCATCAACCTGGCGCCGGACAAGGCGCGCGTGTTTGCCGAGGCGTTCCGGGCGCTGAAGCCGGGCGGCAGGCTGATGGTGTCGGACCTGGTGTTGACTGCGCCGCTGCCGAAGGTCGTGCAGGAGTCGGTGGCGGCCTATGTCGGCTGCCTGGCCGGGGCCAGCCTCAAAGACGAATACCTGCGAGCGATCGAGCAGGCCGGGTTCGAGAAGATACATGTCGCGAGCGAGGATTCGTTCCCGGTCGACTTGATGCAGAACGACCCGACTGCGCAGGCGGTCGTGAAGGATTTGAAAGTCTCCCGTGAGGAAGTAACGCGGATTGCCGGGACGGTAGTCAGCGTGAAGGTCTCGGCCCGGAAGCCGGACCGATAG